Part of the Scylla paramamosain isolate STU-SP2022 chromosome 22, ASM3559412v1, whole genome shotgun sequence genome, GCAGAGAGTCATTGCCGTAAGAACAGAGAGGGCAAGAAATGTGACTGAAAAGAACATTTATGAGTAATGGGAGTAGTGTGGGTGAAAGGACAGATCCCAGCTGAATACAACTTTTAATAGGTTTAGGAGGCGAATCGTGTACCACAGCAGTGATAAAatggccagaaaggaaacttgggatAAGAAAAGTCGACCAGCAAatctaaaaacaaaatacaaggaaaggaaagatagttATAAAATTTTTGGTGTACAATGGATAGAACAacgaaattaaacaaaaaaaaaaaaaaaacaggacggaaggaatgaaggaaagaaggaaggaaagaagggaagaaggaaggaaggaagaaaggaaggaaggaaggaaggaaggatagaaggaatgaatgaatgaaggaaggaaggaaggaagaaaggaaggaaggaaagaaggaagcaacgaacgaacgaacgaacgaacgaacgaacgaacgaacgaacgaacgaaggaagaaaggatggaaggaatgaagaaagacagggaagaaaggaaggaagagaagggaggaaagaaagaaggaaggaaggaaaaaagaaaagaaggaaagaaagaaggaagcaagctagacagagaagtaggaagaaaagaacttatatatatataacaaacaaTGCTCTTTATGAATCATGACACAACAAGTCAACAAAGAAAACTAATCACCAACATTATATTGAAGGCAGACTGAAACAAACACGTGATATTAATGACGGAGAGGGCTGGAGCAGGTGGACAAATCAAGGCTCATTAATGATATAAATAgcgcctccctcacctgcccttgTTTACGTGAATCAGTGAAGTAAACAAAGCTATAATTCGCATAATAAAGCAAGAATTTTAACAGCATGAACCTTaagtattattctctctctctctctcctctctctctctctctctctctctctctctctctctctctcctctctctctctctctctctctctctctctctctctctctgttggatAATACCTCATATGCAATTCAATCCATCTTTTCAAACCAGTCCACAATATGCTCTTCTGGAACCACGccaacaaaggagagagagagagagagagagagagagagagagagagagagagagagagagagagagagagagagagagagagagagagagagagagagagagagagagagagagagagagagatacctccATTTTGTTTCAGGTGCTGACGGAATTTCAAGTCGTTAGAAacacatgataataataataataataataataataataataataataataataataataataataataataataataatacatatacCCATACACGGAGGgtaactttattttcttacaagATCAAGAGATTGTATGGAAGAAAATTGTATATAAGTTTGTAAAAGTCTGCACCTAATGTGAGAATTCCAAACGGCAAGACAAATTTTGTAGTTCCTGATACATCTTGGTAATAATCTTTTAATTAGAGGAATTCACGTCATTCATAAAACACCACAATTACacaaaaagaacagaaagaaggaaaacaaaacatacctTCATAATAAGTCGGGTTTTGGTGTGTCTCTATTTTTGTCGTCTTAGTGTTTGGACTAATGTTTGAAGTTTGggggaaatatatataattttagtgtgtatgtgtgtttattttcattatgtaGGTGTTCATGAAATGTTTGTTGTATTTTAGCgtctacctttctttttctttatgtacaatgtttttttaaccctttcactgcgacacgaaacaattagcagcaccagaagcaatgcgtcaAGTATTTTTtaatacaagaaagttagcgatgaaaagaatacattttacaatttcttcccagtgCAAAGATTGAatgtggctgtggaacaagtaaagatgtctcagagtgattggtaattagggaaaggtgtaccaaaaGGGTTAAAGGAATCCAAATAATTCATAAAACACTAGCATTACACAAACGAATAAGAGCAACGGAAAGGGAGAGAACAAACACCAACAGAACCAGCAGCCTTGAGAAACGGCTTGTGACGGACAAATGGAATCAACACAGAGGGATTGTTGACGTGTGCACTCACCTCGCCGCTGCCCCGGGGGACGCGCTGGCCCATGGGAGCCTCCGCCACTCTTGTCCTGCAGAACACTGTAGTCCAATCCCGCTGAGACGACAAACTGTAATGGAGGGAGtgggtaatgatgatggtgatggtgatgattacggtgatggtaatgatgaaggtgatggtgatggtgatggtgccaCTGCAAGACGAAGGGTTTCCCACAACCTTCCTTAGTCTCTGTTAGCCACCAACCCATCTATTCCACGCCACACCAGCAAAACCCACAAGTCTATCCCACAAAAACGGCACACAGTGATGAAAGGAatcagtaatggtgatggtgattgtaatGGTGCACTGCCACAAAAATAAGCTTCCCCAAACTCCCACAGATTTTACCCATCCACCCGCCCATCCCACAAACACAACACCCGTAATGAAAGGAAtcggtaatggtgatggtgatggtgatactgTCTGTCCCTGGAAGACAAAAGCTTCCCCCAAACCTTCACTATTCAACGTTAGCCTCCCATCAGTCTATCCTTTAAACACGACACAGTTCAATTTCTTCTCGTTTCTGAAATGAAAGGAATCGTCGATAGTGATGGTGCCACTGCCACTGTAAGACAAAAGCTTCCCTCAACAATCAATAGTCCTTGTCAGCCACCCACCCGTCTATTCCACGCAACACCATCAATATTTCCCGGACAGTATTCTCACTAAAGGGATCGGTGActggtgatagtaatggtgtTGCTGCCACAAGATCAAGTTTCCCCTACGCTTTCTCTAGTTTCTGTTAGCCACCCATCCGTCTATTCCACGCCACATCAGCAAAACTTCTCGGAcggtattctcaaacacttcgtGGTCTCATCTCAACTTCTTTCAGCAGACTTCagtaggaatttttttttttcaaggcgttttcatgattctagtgatagtttaacaaggattttgcatTATCAACATGAAAACGTTATTAGAAGCCGTCCAATCATCTCTGCAGCCTTTGATAATAGATAAGAGAGAATGAGTTTCAAAATACAAGCCTTTATCTCATCATCTAGTTCTACGTTACACGAGTacttaagaacacaagaacatcaGAATTGCATCATGTATGGCTCGGTATTGGCTTCCCTGCGTCACCATTTTCCAGTTGTTGATCCCGACGAGTGAGTGATAGTGGCGGTAGtggggggggtggtggtggtgggtgatagtggcggtggtggtggtggtggtggtggtggtggtggtggtgcttccaAACATTGGGGCGGAGCTTGTTAGGCTGCCAAGCTGTCTGTCAGCCTGTCAGTCTCCCTGCGTGCAAGTACACcggtttgtttttttacttatgtGCCCAATGTACGGTGCTGTCACCAGGGCAAcgacagcaccagcagcactgACAGCACCACATCAACAACACCAGGGGAACAACGACATCATTAGCATGACACGGacagcaccacaccaccaacaccagggaacaacaacatcaccagcATGACACTGacagcaccacaccaccaacaccagggcAACAGCAACATCACCAGCATGACAcggacaccaccacaccaccaacaccagggcaacagcagcatcaccagcacAGCACTGACAACCCcacaccattaccaacaccagAGGAACAACATCATCACCCCCCACTGAACtggcaacaccacaccacagccaacaccaccactacactactAGCAACATGCACCACcaacgccacaccaccaccacaccaccaccacaccattacTCGTACATCATCACTACACCACtgacatcaccatcacatcaccaccacactgctaaaaccaccattacaactccaccacatcaacaccaacaccacatcagcacatcaccaccacatcactaagACAAACCCCACCAACAGACTTGTCAAtaccagtggagagagagagagagagagagagagagagagagagagagagagagagagagagagagagagagagagagagagagagagagagagagagagtaaaacagaTGATAAAGACAAATCAGGgaacaataacataaaaatacatattctTTTAAACAGATTATCAACACTACAGATATGAATAAAGCCAGCGGGTATAAGCAGCtggagttaagttaggttacgttaagtaaggttaggttaggttacgttaggttctATTAGGCTgggttactttaggttaggtttacatactcgtaagattaggttaggttaggttaggttacgttaggttaggtttaggttaggttaggttaggttacgttaggttaggttacgttaggttaggttaggttaggttaggtttaggttaggttaggttaggttaggttacgttacgttaggttaggttaggtttaggttagattaggttaggttatattaggttaggttaggttaggttaggttacgttatattaggttaggttaggttaggttaggttacgttaggttaagttaggttttaggttaggttaggttatattaggttaggataggctaggttacgtgaggttagatcaagttaggttacgttatatATGAATACGGCAAAATATCGAAAACATACAATCCTCTACAGTATTCAGAGTAAAACTAaactttgttcttcttcttggtcttatTAATCTCTGGTGGGGTTGGCTGAGTAGAAATAAGCTGATGGTACTGAAAGAATTGAGGTCACGACTGCCTTCATCCACAGCCTCCCAGACAGCCTTGGGTGGGCCCGTGAAGGAAGCCAGCGCGGTACACCTTCACACCTTCCTGCCTGTCATCATTATGAACCCAAACAACAATTTATCGCCGGGGATTTAACTTCACTGTTATAAACGGCCGCATTCCTCCTACTTTTGCCTCCCCGCCCGCTCGCTCGGTAAACAGATACAaaccctcatcaccatcatcccctTAATCACCGTTAgcatagtagtggtggtggtgatggtggtgatagtagtagtagtagtagtagtagtagtagtagtagtagtagtagtagtagtagtagtagtagtagtagtagtagtagtattggtggtggtggtggtcgtggtagtagtagtagtagtagtagtagtagtagtagtagtagtagtagtagtagtagtagtagtagtagtagtagtagtaacagtaatagtagtagtagtagtagtagcagtagtagcagtagcagtagtaatagtactagtagtagcagtagtagtagtagtagtaccaatagtagtagtggtagtagcagtagtagtagtatagcatTTCCTCTATTCCAtcctcctcccgtccttctcttctccaacCTACCTTCccattccttatttcctctattatctctctctctctctctctctctctctctctctctctctctctctctctctctctctctctctctccatcactcacTAGCACAATAGACAAACCAGAGCAAAGCATctccataaataaaaacaaaacaaacacaaactatGCCATGAGTGACGTTGTGACTCGCTAAACCGGACTGGTAACCTTCAAGCAGCAGCCCTTAACGGATTTATCTATTACAATAAACCTGTTTCCTTCTAAGTGGATCAGTAGTGCTCCACAATGCACCGGCACCACCCAAACAAGTCCAAAACATAACCTACATTAAGTCTGGTCGGAATGTCACGCCTGGTCTAGTTAGCTGGTCAGTTCGTTTTACTGGGGCACGTGTCTGAGCTTGGTAATAATCCCTATGGTGGGGttggttagggtagggtagggcaGGGTGgtgtagggtaggttagggtggagtagggtaggttagggtagCACGGGATAGCGTAGGGTATGAATGGACAGAGTAGGATATGGTATTGATAGGGTAGGTATGGCAGGATAGGATAGCGTATAGTATATGGTGAGGTAgggtatgatgatgatgatgatgatgatgatgatgatgatgatggtgatgatgatgatgatgatgatgatgatgataatggtagtggtggtgataaggatAATGATGTCCATAATGatgattttcttttatgcaagaggagttctggccaagggcaacaaaagaagggtgaaacacacacacacacacacacacacacacacacacaaagaagatgataatggtggtagtaataaagGTGATGGCGGTTGTTGTTTAAGATTGCCCTCGTAGTAACATGGGCCTTGATGATAGTGAcggtgataatgatagtggtggtgatggtgatgatggtgatgatggtgatggtgatgatggtggtgatggtgatgaagacaTCGACCCAACCTGATGATAAGAGTAGGGCTAAAGAACAACAGCTAGACTTTAAAGGAGGCTCGGTCAGCAGCCCTTTTGTCATCGCTAGGGTgccactgaccaccaccaccaccaccaccaccaccaccacctacaccaccaccactccaagGATCATAATCTAAAATTCTTCTGCGCAGCACCTATACTACTTTCAAAAGTCTACAATTAAAATTACACGAatttttaatagtgttttttttacggttctaatgacagattaacaatatttctacattatcaacaggagaaacactcttgaggacccggctaatcatctctgtggcctttaaaagaagtcgtggtgagaaagcaaagcgttttttCAATACGAGTCCAAGACCTGAGCACGAGGCAAGTAACACACAAGCCAAGTACTACAGAAGATACTAAGtacgtgaagaaggaaaatcacTGGTACATTTAACAACTCCAAGAATTCCTGACTGCCACACCCTCCTGGCCAGCCCCGACTTgacacatagatagacagataaacagacagatagatagacagataaacagacataaatagacaaacacagatagatagacagatagatagatacagacatagacagatagacagatagatagaaagatagaaagatagaaagacagatagatagaaatatagATCAATAAATAGTCAACCAtcttaaaaaaaggaagataacagGACAAATTCTAATCAATAATATAAAACAGAAtgcttagaaaagaaaaaaagaacagcgtTGGTTCATCCTAACTACAAACGATTCGACTCAACACGACACTagacaaacctaacccaacccagcaCGACCCAGCACGACCtgcacttaacctaacctaaattatcATTGCAGTGTGATCCAGCGTGATACAAATAtacacctttccttctcatccccCTTCCAtcgtctatctctttctctctcttctttcccctctttctctctcctcctccgcctcctgctctctccctccctcgctctcccgcAGGCTCCAGGCATTACATCCACTTTAAATGGAGTTTATGGACCCAAAAACCTCCCTTTATAAGTTCCGTGAAGTTTTTAAGCCTATAGAtttcttatacattttttttctttcttacggcCACTCCATTGATATTGaaggagtgatttttttttcatttttttttcttttcttttcgacacttggaaaaaaggtaaaaagaaatcaCTCGGTCTCCCCAAAACTTCTGACGATATCATACGgaaattttactctctctctctctctctctctctctctctctctctctctctctctctctctctctctctctctctctctctctcggtatgcaaaacaaatcaacaaatcACGTTCTTTCACCGCAACTCACTTTCTCAAATCCTTCCTCCCCGCATAACTCACCCACTCGCTTAAGTATTCATTCAGtcaccatcactcactcacccactcacccattcatgctcgctcactcactcatacaccGGGCATTAGCTACCATTGccttactcattcactcactcattcacataTACCAGTTCTTTCCCTCTTGTCTACTCTCCTTTGACTCAATTTCTCTTCTGCACCAAACtagtctcctctcctctctctctccttctcccttccttccttccttccttcctctcgcccTTTCCTgctatttctccctccctttcctccaactTATCCCTGCAACCTGACAACCTAAcctatagagagagagggggaggagagaaagggggaggcgTGAGTCGTGGGGaacaggggggaggggggcaatGAGGTCATACAAGATGCAAAAGGTTCACCGACTACCAATATCATTATAAAACTTGTCTAAAaattcatgagttttttttttcttttttttcccttttgcttCAAGGAAAGTGAAAGTAACTCCTTGACTTGAGCCAGGAaaaacagtggtagtagtagtagtagtagtagtagtagtagtagtagtagtagtagtagtagtagtagtagtagtagcagtaagtagtagtagtaaaagcagtagcCAGTTAGtaagagcagtagtagtagtagtagtagtagtagtagtagtagtagtagtagtagtagtagtagtagtagtagtagtaggagtagtagtagttgtaagaacagtaataataatagcagtaacagtagcagtaatacgagtagtaacagcagtagtagcaacagtagcaatagcagtagtaacagccgcaatagtagcaacagcaggagaaacaaaagcataagcagcagcaggaggaggaggaggaggagcggcagcagcagtagtgggtCAGGTTTAAGCACACGTGGGTACGAGGCGAGCATTAGAGGCAACACATTTCGGGAATTAAGACGACTCTCccgggagaaagaaaggggagagagagaaaataaagaagcgaaaaaaaaagaaaaaaacaccagctATTGAAttctttttggagaaacaaagcCCCAAACAGGTAAAGAACACTGAATAAAACCCCACAGAAGATAACAGACATTTTTTGACCTCACGGTAAACACTTTTCTCAACAACACAATAATGACGTAGGGAAAAAGGCAAGCTCTGATGGGGAAACTTAACAACTATAGGAGAAAAGCATAGTTATCCCAATCAGAGACaacacagcaggaggaggagcaggaggatcaCTTGGAGAACACTCAGAGGCACACTTAAGGAAGAACACTGGCGGAGAACACTTAGGGAAGAACAGAAGTGCCCGGAGCCTCCACAGCATTTCAGGGAGACACAtggaacacaaaaacacacagagagaagaatGCAGGCGTGTGGCAGAGTCAGTTCTGTGCACGAGTGGCAACACTGTAACCAAAACACGGTAAGGAAACtcaaataacaaaggaaaaacaacgaaaacaaaagaatacaaatatacacccagagataagaacaaaaaaaaaaagaaaaaagaaaaacttggaACAAAAGAAACTGATTAAAAATTACTtatcgacgagagagagagagagagagagagagagagagagagagagagagagagagagagagagagagagagagagagagagagatcgccaCGCCCTCCTCTTACCAGGGTTCAATAGTGACTGGCTGGGTTGGCAACTATAGGTGTAGTCTGGCAGTAGGTGTGGCCAGGCGGGGGGCGTGGCCGGAGGGTGTGGCTTGGGCGGCGCCTCCTCAGGGTGTAGTTAGGGTGATGTAGAAGGGTGGTGTAGCTTCAAGTGTGGCCATGGAGCGGTAAATGTGCAATAACTGTGATTAGAGCAATAAGGTATGGTGGTGAGGGCGTGGAGATGATAATGTGGCCTGGAGCATGGTCGATGGTGTGTGGAAGGGTGTAGGTGGGCGGGTAGGTGTGgctggtgggtgtggtgggcagGCTGTGGCTAAGGTGTGGTGGGGTGTATCCTGCCGGGCCGTGAGTCGAGTCTTATCTTCATCATCGAGGAATCATCAAAATGTTAAGAGAATCGTGATCAGCATATTGAGTCTCTTGAGGAATTAGGCTgagttttttttaccttttttttctccctcaagGTCAAAGTatcttctcactttttttctttatccttccttcctcatttctctttcattcctgtctcacttcctccttccctccagcttATATACTTAATTTCAGCATAAGAATATTTTTCGTGATACGATTATTTGTCGGAAAATTCCACTCTAGGAAAAATGGTTAATGctcgaggaagaggaatattcaTAATGCTAATTCTgtcctacttccctccctccctccctctcccctcctctgtcCCAGGGTGAGCGGATCGTTCCCCTGCGTCTTCCATACACATCCTGAATGCCTGCTTatcacccttcctccctgccagcCTTCTACCCTGTCATTCTGTCTACCCCTTGCCATCTTACCAGCCCCCTGCCACACTGTTTGTCTCCTTTCCATTCCGCCGTGAGTCACCTTGTCGCGGTGGCGGGGCTGGAAATGTTATCGGCGGCGCCACTTTCTTTGATGGCTAGCCTGTCACTAGAGGGCTGCCCGTCGGCTCCGTGGACCAAACGCTCCCCCTatggcgccatatgaccgcaaTGTTACGTcgcccatattttttttttttttttttaacaatgaaTGCCTCCTTTCCCGATTCCCTGCCACCCTGTCTGCCTCACTGCCAAATACTCTTTCCTTTCCGCCCACCTTGTCTCCCTGCTTGCCTCCCCATCCTTCTGCCTGTCACTGCCAGTTAGCACGCCTCCCGGTCATCCAGTACGCTACGCCATGTCACCCACTTTGCTGTTTCCCTACCAGTGCTACCACACGTCTCTCTTGCACCACACACATATCACCTTGTCAATATAATCACGTGCAGATGTTGATATAAGCTTTCCAATAACAACAGAAGCTGACAGTACGTGACATTGGGAATTAGTCAAAGGAAAGCAGTGGTTGGGAATGTTGTTACCCCCTCGTTTCCTCTACGCATGCGAGGCAGTCTATAGGCTTTTGTTACTATCAAATATTATACCACAGTTGTTCTTAATACCACACTCTGGCCCTGCCCACTGCCTCCATGTGTATTCTTACCTCCCCGCAGCCGCCCAGAGACAGTGACTTCGTGGAGTAGGCTTGAATCAtcactgtaaacacacacaagtagaCTACCCTCTACTAGCCCGCGCGCTCTCTGAGCCACCGACATAACGAACCTAAAATAATTAAGTACAACTGGTAGGACAAGCATGTTTTTATTGCGTGTCAATGTTGTGCAATAAATGCAGTCTGAAATTATAATGCCTTAAAATCACAAAACATGTGAAAATTGTtacaatcataataataataataatgataataataataataatgataataataataataataataataataataataataataataataataataataataataataataataataataacaacagcaacaacagtaatgatgatgataataataataataataataataataataataataataataataataataataataataataataataataataacaataataataataataataataataataataataataataataataataataataataataataataataataataacaataaataataataattattattattataactgtgATAAACATTGGCAACTTATTCACTCTTTATGGTTACAGATAGATGAATACAATAACaaagttacaaaaaaatatatttatatataaatttcaAATTGTATAATAaagacaaacatttttttttattaccacttGTAGCCTAACAGTCTATTTACTCAGCCACACTTACCACTTGTCACCTATTTTCAGTAGTTTCTCTGATAGAAGAAGTGGTAAGGACTTGGTGCAATGAAAGGACCATGCATGGGGATGCGCATGTAAGGGGGATGCATGTTACTAATAACCTTAGGCCTGATGGGAACACGGGCGTTATTTATGATAGGCACGTAATCCCCCGGTATGTTTTCCTGACGGGGTGGATTGTTGCCAGCAGAGACTTGTCTGACGGGGATTGTGTTGGAGGCATCGGCGTTGGTCGAACACTCAGCTATGTACTCATCGAGGTTCATATTCTTACACCTTCTTTCGTAAGCAACCCTAGAATAACAAACGAGAAGAATTTAACTTAAAGGAAAACATTAATTGAGCGGAGAAATGCTACGCTACCACATGCACACGTTCACTGATGACAAAATACTAGATGTTAATGATTAATTGATTTaccgactgactgattgattgactaaaTGACTGAAATTTTCGGTTTTGCGATAAAAGTAAattggaaattaaagaaattctctctctctctctctctctctctctctctctctctctctctctctctctctctctctctctctctctctctcttaccaagCTGACAGTCCtgtcccctttcccttccacttctcCGTCTCCCTTATGATCTTCTTCATGCACTGCACATCATTCGTCAGGTCGTCGTCCAGGAGAGCTGAGGTGAAAATCGTAAATGTGagagttatttatttaccctTTACTACCActgatactaatactaataaaaaaaaaaaaagtacctaggaaaataagggaaagtgcaagaagccaccagatctacacgtggcagtccctacatGAAACATTCCAATTTCCACCCGTCATCTTTATCCAtgaatttttcttatcttcttttctagCTCCCCGATGACTCGGAACTAACAAgctaattactgagtctatttcattcatctatcactctgaTTGAGTGCcagttcctccctttcttttttacattcaaATCTCAAGTTTgaatctattattttttgtcctatcctgaaTCCAGAACCTGAGGATTTTACTTGTTATATCCCCTGTACCTCTTAAAGACCTCTATTAGATcctttcttaaccctttcactactatgCTCGTCTTTGTAAACACTAGTACCACTGTAATAAACTGTTTAGACGGacataaaggggaaaaagaatacGAGGTAAATTTAATCTTTTCCAAACTACAGAACTACATATTTAAAAggctatacaaaaaaaataagtcttTTAACAGTTGTAGGTGATAACGAGAAAGATTGTCTAGCAGTGAAGGagttaacctacgtctttctaaggAATATAAATCATtcaaacacttaaaaatccTTTCGTAGGGGATACTTTTCATCCCTATGTTATTACTATATATAATACCAATACTAGTGTCCACATGTGTCTCACCTGTGCATGGCATCTTGCACACGTTCTTGCCCTTGTCACCACACCAGTATCTGCTGTTGAGCTGGAAGAGCCCGAAGTCCTTGCTGTGGTCATAGTTGTGGTGGTTGATGGCAGCAGTATTGAAGGTAGACTCAAACTGGGCGATGCAGACCCCtgtgtgaggaagaggtggtggtagtaatggtggtagtaatagtggtagtaatggtggtgcgTCATGATAG contains:
- the LOC135111703 gene encoding lysozyme C-like, whose protein sequence is MRLLVLLLVTCATLVVGKIFTKCELASDLENRYGVAKEDVKKWVCIAQFESTFNTAAINHHNYDHSKDFGLFQLNSRYWCGDKGKNVCKMPCTALLDDDLTNDVQCMKKIIRETEKWKGKGTGLSAWVAYERRCKNMNLDEYIAECSTNADASNTIPVRQVSAGNNPPRQENIPGDYVPIINNARVPIRPKVISNMHPPYMRIPMHGPFIAPSPYHFFYQRNY